A stretch of the Thiomicrorhabdus xiamenensis genome encodes the following:
- a CDS encoding ExbD/TolR family protein, with protein sequence MFRQGMRSSRQKRRLMAEINVVPYIDVTLVLLIIFMVTAPIVQQAVSVDLPKTPEVEKRTVEQLEVAPPFVITITRDGLYRTSAQPDIIISDREVQTLVAEVVARSQVNQEQQFYIQGDSSAPYGKVIQIFTLLQANGVNNVSLITQPEIQER encoded by the coding sequence ATGTTCAGACAAGGTATGCGCAGTTCCAGACAAAAACGCCGCCTGATGGCGGAGATCAATGTCGTTCCCTATATCGACGTGACGCTTGTTCTGCTAATTATCTTTATGGTGACGGCGCCGATCGTGCAGCAGGCGGTCAGCGTCGATCTTCCGAAAACGCCGGAAGTCGAGAAACGAACCGTCGAGCAGCTTGAGGTTGCGCCTCCATTTGTCATTACCATTACCCGTGACGGTTTGTACCGCACGTCGGCTCAGCCGGATATTATCATCAGCGACCGTGAAGTTCAGACTCTGGTCGCAGAAGTTGTGGCACGTTCCCAAGTCAATCAGGAACAGCAGTTCTACATCCAAGGGGATAGCTCTGCGCCCTATGGTAAAGTGATTCAAATCTTTACGCTGTTGCAGGCCAACGGGGTCAATAATGTGTCGTTAATTACGCAACCTGAAATTCAG
- the tolQ gene encoding protein TolQ: MDSGILDLILMASPVVQIVMLILAVMSIAAWTVAIAKSYQLKKSVQTARNFENDFWEAQDLTNLYYKVEATRDTSEGMAVIFADGFKEFMRLQKQGVTNSNDLLAGAQRAMKIAFSRQADELELRLPLLATVGSSAPYIGLFGTVWGVMHAFQSLGDVQNATLSTVAPGISEALIATAIGLFAAIPAVIAYNRLSTKVDRLLGDYENFAEGFMSILQRQAHHLQAGTKKETESQPSVHNVSEA, from the coding sequence ATGGATAGCGGTATCTTAGATCTCATTTTAATGGCCAGCCCGGTCGTTCAAATCGTTATGTTAATTTTGGCCGTGATGTCTATTGCCGCTTGGACCGTTGCCATTGCAAAATCCTATCAGTTGAAAAAATCTGTGCAAACGGCACGCAACTTCGAAAATGATTTCTGGGAAGCTCAAGATCTAACCAATCTCTACTACAAAGTTGAAGCCACTCGTGATACTTCCGAGGGAATGGCGGTCATCTTTGCCGACGGCTTCAAGGAGTTTATGCGTCTGCAAAAACAAGGCGTGACCAACTCCAACGATTTACTGGCGGGTGCACAAAGAGCAATGAAGATCGCCTTCAGCCGTCAGGCGGACGAACTGGAACTGCGTTTGCCGTTATTGGCGACCGTCGGTTCCTCGGCACCTTATATCGGGCTGTTCGGAACCGTTTGGGGGGTTATGCACGCTTTCCAATCACTTGGCGATGTACAGAACGCGACACTGTCCACGGTTGCGCCGGGGATTTCGGAAGCTCTGATTGCAACGGCGATCGGTTTGTTTGCAGCCATTCCGGCGGTTATTGCCTATAACCGTTTGAGCACAAAAGTAGATCGTCTTTTGGGTGATTATGAAAACTTTGCCGAGGGGTTTATGAGTATCCTGCAGCGTCAGGCGCATCACCTGCAAGCCGGCACCAAAAAAGAAACGGAATCTCAGCCAAGCGTTCATAACGTGTCCGAAGCTTAA
- the ruvB gene encoding Holliday junction branch migration DNA helicase RuvB, whose amino-acid sequence MIETDRIVGAQETEDDIYNVPSVRPQQLFEYIGQGAVREQLSLSMQAAKMRAEPLDHVLLYGPPGLGKTTLSNIIAQEMGVTLRQTSGPVIEKPGDLAAILTRLEPHDVLFVDEIHRLSPVVEEVLYPAMEDFQIDIVIGEGPAAQSVKIDLPPFTLVGATTRAGLLTSPLRDRFGLVQRLEFYSHDELCQIVTRSANILGLEAHLEGAMEVARRARGTPRIANRLLRRVRDYAQVRGDGIITQEIANAALNLLEVDQLGLDKMDLRFLDALINKFDGGPVGIDSLSAAMGEERGTIEDVIEPFLVQQGFVVRTSRGRLATNQAYQHLGVEKPQTNG is encoded by the coding sequence ATGATTGAAACGGATCGTATTGTCGGTGCCCAAGAGACCGAGGACGACATTTACAATGTGCCGTCTGTTCGTCCGCAGCAGCTTTTCGAATATATCGGACAGGGCGCGGTTCGCGAGCAGTTAAGTCTGTCGATGCAGGCGGCTAAAATGCGTGCGGAACCGCTGGATCATGTTTTGTTGTACGGACCGCCAGGGCTGGGGAAAACGACCTTGTCGAATATTATCGCTCAAGAGATGGGCGTAACTTTGCGTCAAACCTCCGGGCCGGTGATTGAAAAGCCGGGTGATCTGGCGGCCATTCTGACGCGTCTTGAACCGCATGATGTACTTTTTGTTGATGAGATTCATAGACTTAGCCCGGTTGTTGAAGAAGTTCTCTATCCTGCAATGGAAGATTTTCAAATCGATATCGTTATCGGCGAAGGGCCGGCCGCACAGAGTGTCAAGATCGATTTGCCGCCGTTTACTCTGGTTGGCGCGACCACGCGGGCGGGACTTTTGACGTCGCCGTTGCGCGATCGTTTCGGCCTTGTACAGCGCCTGGAGTTTTATTCGCATGACGAGTTGTGTCAGATCGTCACCCGTTCGGCAAATATCCTTGGATTGGAAGCGCATTTGGAAGGGGCGATGGAAGTCGCCAGACGCGCTCGCGGAACGCCGCGAATCGCTAACCGACTTCTGCGTCGGGTGCGTGATTATGCTCAGGTTCGCGGGGACGGGATTATTACCCAGGAGATCGCCAATGCTGCGCTAAACCTGCTGGAAGTCGATCAACTTGGTCTGGATAAGATGGACCTGCGCTTTCTGGACGCATTGATTAATAAATTCGATGGTGGGCCGGTCGGTATCGACAGTTTGTCGGCAGCAATGGGTGAAGAAAGAGGTACCATCGAGGATGTGATTGAACCGTTTCTCGTTCAGCAAGGATTTGTCGTACGCACATCGCGCGGACGTCTGGCAACCAATCAAGCCTATCAGCATTTGGGTGTTGAAAAACCGCAAACGAATGGGTAA